One Cuculus canorus isolate bCucCan1 unplaced genomic scaffold, bCucCan1.pri scaffold_71_arrow_ctg1, whole genome shotgun sequence genomic region harbors:
- the LOC128850785 gene encoding uncharacterized protein LOC128850785 isoform X6, producing MSNFVYSTLIVIWSLTPLMVITFVEVPQKKEMMKSVTGQNATLFCKFRNTVPRNLESNRYGWGLKGKQKSRGKVSNKFCLCNPLQDHGIKAGHSYYQIPLDSDILIYCLLDDPLPREFGWTRKGKKIPNDNRHLTELRLGGMLVQTIRRIDESDMGAYRCQYQNETASGYSEINITRIRVKRAIESTQLPQVMNIPRGDPEENLIIGLIKDFAKMQNTSRITACLPLPKTAGEPIKWGIMTFPFPKNVGNNTVCKQEMRVLQVKQKQYIKQQWKLPGRREDCYKLLNHQFVQSNSMFSFGDVGWCTYDVVKEIIAPQERKEWVCREKDEVNTKWDSVWSTSILQKFQYGGDTPWCFRWTGKQSVTNDLALLATNKVSRDIIESVSWWNCSKTFDCDTDPKQITIPPVRIALITGCSC from the coding sequence atgTCGAATTTTGTGTATAGTACCTTAATTGTAATCTGGTCCTTGACACCCCTAATGGTTATCACTTTTGTAGAGGTTccgcagaaaaaggaaatgatgaaaTCTGTCACTGGACAAAATGCCACTCTGTTTTGCAAGTTCAGAAACACTGTCCCGAGGAATTTAGAATCAAACAGGTATGGATGGGGAttgaagggaaaacagaaatctaGAGGCAAGGTgtcaaataaattctgtttatgTAACCCCCTTCAGGATCATGGGATAAAGGCAGGACATTCATACTATCAGATTCCTCTGGACAGTGATATACTTATCTATTGCCTATTGGATGATCCACTACCTAGGGAGTTTGGATGgacaaggaaagggaagaaaatcccTAATGATAACAGGCATTTAACAGAATTAAGATTAGGAGGAATGTTAGTTCAGACTATTAGACGAATAGATGAATCAGATATGGGGGCATATAGATGCCAATACCAGAATGAAACTGCTTCTGgatacagtgaaataaacatCACTAGAATTAGAGTAAAACGAGCAATAGAATCAACCCAACTGCCCCAGGTAATGAATATACCTCGGGGTGATCCTGAAGAAAACCTGATAATTGGCTTAATCaaagattttgcaaaaatgCAGAATACTAGTAGAATTACTGCATGTTTACCCTTGCCGAAAACAGCAGGGGAACCAATAAAATGGGGAATAATGACTTTTCCATTCCCAAAGAATGTAGGGAATAATACAGTATGCAAACAAGAAATGAGAGTGTTACAGGTGAAACAAAAACAGTATATAAAGCAGCAATGGAAATTGCCAGGAAGGCGAGAGGATTGTTACAAATTACTAAACCATCAGTTTGTCCAAAGTAATTCAATGTTTAGTTTTGGAGACGTGGGATGGTGTACATATGATGTGGTTAAAGAAATCATAGCCcctcaggagaggaaggagtggGTATGCCGAGAAAAGGATGAGGTAAACACAAAATGGGATTCTGTCTGGTCAACTAGCATCTTACAAAAATTCCAATATGGAGGTGACACACCTTGGTGTTTCAGATGGACAGGGAAACAGAGTGTCACAAATGATTTAGCATTACTGGCAACTAACAAGGTCAGTCGGGATATCATTGAGAGTGTTTCATGGTGGAACTGCTCTAAGACTTTTGATTGTGACACAGACCCTAAACAGATAACAATCCCTCCTGTAAGAATAGCTTTAATAACAGGATGTTCATGTTGA